From Ficedula albicollis isolate OC2 chromosome 5, FicAlb1.5, whole genome shotgun sequence, one genomic window encodes:
- the LOC101812959 gene encoding mas-related G-protein coupled receptor member H-like codes for MEVTTVTPSPASPTEGNNLCEIDVTHVAIHSVTLLICLCGLVGNGSVLWLLSLKIRNSGIFDLALADFLFLLFTVPSVFLFLVEDVSCSPIMPLAYLSFLFQLSMVSYFCVLFRLAFLNFRKDVTFLIKLCCRCDLPERLWRLVDSVQDWVFFSHFTVIPMLTSLCSSQEQENCRAALISMYPMILLLFAAPVVISRTILLVKAKRGSQQQKPERRDNVISLVVLFTLLLGLCNFLQHLGYIPVSSQVVFLLTCIHSSIKPFIYFLAGKCWSPCSMESLQHSLQRVFEEKKEETAFSDDATTDTML; via the coding sequence ATGGAGGTGACCACTGTGACCCCATCTCCTGCCTCACCCACTGAAGGGAACAACCTCTGTGAGATAGATGTCACCCACGTTGCCATACACAGCGTGACACTGCTCATCTGCCTCTGTGGGCTGGTTGGGAATGGGAGCGTCCTCTGGCTCCTCAGCCTGAAAATCCGTAACTCTGGCATCTTTGACCTGGCTCTTGCTgacttcctctttcttctcttcacGGTCCCgtctgttttcctcttcctggtGGAGGACGTGTCCTGCTCTCCTATCATGCCCCTGGCGTATCTGagcttccttttccagctgtcaATGGTCTCCTACTTCTGTGTACTTTTCCGACTGGCATTCCTCAACTTCCGGAAGGATGTGACCTTCCTCATCAAACTCTGCTGCCGCTGCGACCTTCCCGAGCGCCTGTGGCGACTTGTGGACAGTGTCCAAGACTGGGTCTTTTTCTCTCACTTCACTGTCATTCCCATGTTGACTTCCCTGTGCTCGTCACAAGAGCAGGAGAACTGCCGGGCAGCTCTCATCTCCATGTACCCCATGATCCTGCTCCTCTTTGCTGCACCCGTGGTCATTTCCCGCACAATCCTCCTCGTCAAGGCCAAGCgtggctcccagcagcaaaaACCTGAAAGGAGAGACAATGTTATATCCCTTGTTGTGCTCTTCACTCTCCTCCTCGGCCTCTGCAATTTCCTGCAGCACCTTGGCTACATCCCTGTGTCCTCCCAGGTTGTTTTCCTGCTCAcctgcatccacagcagcatcaaACCCTTCATCTACTTCTtggcagggaaatgctggagtCCCTGCTCCATGGAGTCCCTCCAGCATTCCCTCCAGAGGGTctttgaggaaaagaaagaagaaactgcCTTCAGCGATGATGCCACCACAGACACAATGCTCTAA
- the LOC107603659 gene encoding LOW QUALITY PROTEIN: mas-related G-protein coupled receptor member H-like (The sequence of the model RefSeq protein was modified relative to this genomic sequence to represent the inferred CDS: deleted 1 base in 1 codon; substituted 2 bases at 2 genomic stop codons): protein MSSTVSPSSASPTEGDNLCEXTNVTDVAIHSVTLLICLCGLVGNGAVLWLLSLESRNSAIFNLAVADFLFLLFTVPSALLFLVEDMSCSLVMPLLYLSFLSQLSIVSYYWALFQLAFLNPVVNMTFLIELCCCCDLPERLWWGVESVQDWAFFALFSVIPMVTSLCPSHEQEQCRAALISMFTAILLLFVAPMLIFCTIDITEAKRGSKKQQPQSRHNVVFFIVLFTLLFGLCNFLKQLDYLPVSSPVVFLLTCIHSSIKPFIYFLAGKCWSPCSMGSLQLSLQRVFEXQKEKAACRNDAPRNTRV from the exons ATGAGCAGCACCGTGTCCCCATCTTCTGCCTCGCCCACTGAAGGAGACAATCTCTGTGAG TAGACCAATGTCACTGATGTGGCCATACACAGTGTGACACTGCTCATCTGCCTCTGTGGGCTGGTTGGGAATGGGGCTGTCCTCTGGCTCCTCAGCCTCGAAAGCCGTAACTCTGCCATTTTTAACCTTGCTGTCGCTgactttctcttccttctcttcacGGTCCCGTCTGCTCTTCTCTTCCTGGTGGAGGACATGTCTTGCTCTCTTGTAATGCCTCTTCTATACCTCagtttcctttcccagctgtcaATCGTTTCCTACTACTGGGCACTTTTCCAACTGGCATTCCTCAAC CCTGTGGTGAACATGACCTTCCTCATcgagctctgctgctgctgtgaccttCCCGAGCGCCTGTGGTGGGGGGTGGAGAGTGTTCAAGACTGGGCCTTCTTTGCTCTCTTCTCTGTCATTCCCATGgtgacatccctgtgcccatcacacgagcaggagcagtgcagggcagctctCATCTCCATGTTCACAgccatcctgctcctctttgTTGCACCCATGCTCATTTTCTGCACAATCGACATCACTGAAGCCAAGAGAGGCTCCAAGAAGCAGCAACCCCAGAGTCGACACAATGTTGTCTTCTTCATTGTGCTCTTCACTCTTCTTTTCGGCCTCTGCAATTTCCTGAAGCAGCTCGATTACCTCCCTGTGTCCTCCCCGGTTGTTTTTCTCCTGAcctgcatccacagcagcatcaaACCCTTCATCTACTTCCtggcagggaaatgctggagtccctgctccatggggtccctccagctctccctccaGAGGGTCTTTGagtagcagaaagaaaaagctgcctGCAGAAATGATGCCCCCAGGAACACAAGGGTCTGA